The sequence GAGTCTGTGTCATGCCTGGGGCGCCAGTCCGCTCTACCTGCTGGGCCGGTATTACCTCGGTGTGCAGCCCACTTCGCCGGGTTATAAAACGTACACCATTACACCGGTATTGGGAGGATTGCAATGGATGGAGGGTAAGGTGCCGGTGCCGGGTGGGGAAGTAAAACTGTATTGCAGCACCACGCAAATAAAAGCGACCGGGGCTGCGGGGGTGGGGGCGCTGCGCTTCAGCAGCAAAACCAAACCGGTATGTAAAACGGCTGTGATCACCGCACTGGGTAATAACCAGTATGAAATGACCGTGCAGGCCGGAATGGATTACGTAGTTGCCTATAAAGCCCTGTAAGTATGATCAGACAAATAATAGCGGTCGCCCTGTTGGTAGCGGCTACCACCGCCGGGCAGGCGCAATCAAAAGCACTGGTGAATACCAGCGGGAGCAAATATGCGAAGCTGTATGCGCCGGGGCTGGATGAAGTGCGGTGGACGACCGGGTTCTGGGCAGAGCGCTTTGCCGTGTGCCGGGATTCCATGGTGCCGCACCTGTGGAATACCTATATGGATGCGCGCATCAGTCATGCCTTTAAGAATTTTGAAATAGCAGCGGGGTTAGATACCGGTTCCCATAAAGGACCCTCTTTTCATGATGGTGATTTCTATAAAACATTGGAAGCAGTGGCGGCGATGTATGCGGCGACCAAAGATCCGGGGTTGGATGCCATGATGGATAAAGCCATTGCAGTGATTGCGAAAGGACAGCGGGAAGATGGCTATATCTATACCAAATCGGTTATAGAACAAAAGCGTACCGGTGAGCGTAAACAGTTTGATGACCGCCTCAGTTTTGAAGCCTATAATGTTGGTCACCTGTTGACGGCCGCCTGTGTGCATTACCGGGCTACCGGTAAAACCAGTTTGCTGGACGTGGCAAAGAAAGCAGGTGATTTCCTGATCGGGTTTTATACCCGCGCTACGCCTGAGCAGGCGCGCAATGCTATTTGCCCTTCCCATTATATGGGCATTATAGAATTGTACCGGGCTACCCGTGAAGCGCGCTATTTATCATTGGCCCAAAAACTCATTGATATACGCGGACTCACAGAAGGAACAGATGATAATTCGGACCGTACGGCTTTCCGGAATATGCAAAAAGTGGTGGGGCATGCGGTACGGGCCAATTACCTGTTTGCCGGTGTGGCGGATGTGTATGCCGAGACCGGTGATAGCACTTTATTGCCGGCGCTTTACCGTATGTGGGACAATGTGGTGAACCATAAGATGTATGTAACCGGCGGCTGCGGTTCCCTGTACGATGGGGTGTCGGTGGATGGCACTTCTTATAACCCGGATACGGTGCAGAAGGTGCACCAGGCTTATGGGAAGGATTACCAGTTGCCCAACCTGAGCGCCCACAATGAGACCTGCGCCAATATCGGAAATGTATTGTGGAACTGGCGTATGCTGCAACTGACCGGCGAGGCGAAGTATGCCGACATCGTAGAGCTGGCATTGTACAACAGTGTGCTCTCCGGCGTAAGCATGGACGGCAATCGATTCTTTTATACCAACCCGCTGGCTTTGTCGCAGGATTATCCTTACCAGTTACGATGGATGGGAGGGCGGCAATCTTATATTGCTTTGTCAAATTGTTGTCCGCC comes from Paraflavitalea devenefica and encodes:
- a CDS encoding aceric acid hydrolase; amino-acid sequence: MIRQIIAVALLVAATTAGQAQSKALVNTSGSKYAKLYAPGLDEVRWTTGFWAERFAVCRDSMVPHLWNTYMDARISHAFKNFEIAAGLDTGSHKGPSFHDGDFYKTLEAVAAMYAATKDPGLDAMMDKAIAVIAKGQREDGYIYTKSVIEQKRTGERKQFDDRLSFEAYNVGHLLTAACVHYRATGKTSLLDVAKKAGDFLIGFYTRATPEQARNAICPSHYMGIIELYRATREARYLSLAQKLIDIRGLTEGTDDNSDRTAFRNMQKVVGHAVRANYLFAGVADVYAETGDSTLLPALYRMWDNVVNHKMYVTGGCGSLYDGVSVDGTSYNPDTVQKVHQAYGKDYQLPNLSAHNETCANIGNVLWNWRMLQLTGEAKYADIVELALYNSVLSGVSMDGNRFFYTNPLALSQDYPYQLRWMGGRQSYIALSNCCPPNTVRTMAEVSNYVYSLADSFVQVNLYGGSELHTTLRNGHSITIKQETDYPWSGRVKISINGLPPYGIAVRVRIPGWCKRFSIKSGGTKYYTMDNGYAVIKHKWNGTNDVIILDMDMPATLLETHPLVEETRNQVAVKRGPVVYCLESADLPAGAPVFDIALRANIKLKPQPMQVNKGNLMALTGTARLLQNTNTTGSLYRAINTKTKPVAIKLIPYYAWANRGKTDMTVWMPVIR